A genomic stretch from Thermomonospora umbrina includes:
- the pheA gene encoding prephenate dehydratase, whose amino-acid sequence MRYAYLGPQGTFTEAALRSVPEAEGAEHLPYATVPAALDALRRGDVEAAVVALENSVEGSVPTTLDELATGQPLQIVAEVHLPVSFALLVRPGTRYEDIKTVASHPHAQPQCRRWLAAHVPDAEWRAATSNAEAAQHVADGHYDAALAGSFAAARYGLSVLAEDIHDVAEAVTRFVVLRRPCAPPAPTGMDRTTVVAFIGEDHPGALLEILNEFSMRGINLTLIQSRPTGTGLGSYLFWMDFEGHVSDARVGEALMGLRRICAEVRYLGSYARADRVRPEIRRGTHDADFTEAAAWLSALRGDHA is encoded by the coding sequence ATGCGTTACGCGTACCTCGGCCCCCAGGGCACGTTCACCGAAGCCGCGCTGCGCTCCGTCCCCGAGGCGGAGGGCGCCGAGCACCTGCCGTACGCCACCGTTCCCGCCGCCCTGGACGCCCTGCGGCGCGGGGACGTGGAGGCCGCGGTGGTCGCATTGGAGAACTCGGTCGAGGGCTCGGTCCCCACCACGCTGGACGAGTTGGCCACCGGCCAGCCGCTGCAGATCGTCGCCGAGGTGCACCTGCCGGTGTCGTTCGCGCTCCTGGTGCGGCCGGGCACCCGGTACGAGGACATCAAGACCGTGGCCTCCCACCCGCACGCCCAGCCGCAGTGCCGCCGCTGGCTGGCCGCGCACGTGCCGGACGCCGAGTGGCGGGCCGCCACCTCCAACGCCGAGGCCGCCCAGCACGTCGCCGACGGCCACTACGACGCGGCCCTGGCCGGCTCGTTCGCCGCCGCCCGCTACGGGTTGTCGGTGCTGGCCGAGGACATCCACGACGTGGCCGAGGCGGTCACCCGGTTCGTGGTGCTGCGCCGCCCCTGCGCCCCGCCCGCCCCCACCGGCATGGACCGCACCACCGTGGTCGCCTTCATCGGCGAGGACCACCCGGGCGCGCTGCTGGAGATCCTGAACGAGTTCTCCATGCGCGGCATCAACCTGACGCTGATCCAGTCCCGGCCCACCGGCACGGGTCTGGGGTCGTACCTGTTCTGGATGGACTTCGAGGGCCACGTCTCCGACGCCCGCGTCGGCGAGGCCCTCATGGGGCTGCGCCGGATCTGCGCGGAGGTCCGCTACCTGGGCTCCTACGCCCGCGCCGACCGCGTCCGGCCGGAGATCCGCCGGGGCACCCACGACGCCGACTTCACCGAGGCCGCGGCCTGGCTGTCCGCCCTCCGCGGCGACCACGCCTGA
- a CDS encoding DUF4446 family protein encodes MLVAVALAGMVAGVAGLSIAVVAHNRVNQVVEECAEMLRRQLQALDGTVDNQALRDIAVVHYDALKEMAGRRSFSLALLNSIGDGVVISSINGRTETRTYAKVVRDGRSLEVLSPEEDQALRGARLGKGPAVSMDDPLPDFGGNTPSSSAHA; translated from the coding sequence ATGCTTGTCGCAGTGGCCTTGGCCGGCATGGTGGCCGGGGTGGCCGGGCTGTCCATCGCCGTGGTCGCCCACAACCGCGTCAATCAGGTCGTCGAGGAGTGCGCGGAGATGCTCCGCCGTCAGCTCCAGGCCCTCGACGGCACCGTCGACAACCAGGCGCTGCGTGACATCGCGGTCGTCCACTACGACGCGCTCAAGGAGATGGCGGGTCGCCGCTCCTTCTCCCTGGCGCTGCTCAACTCGATCGGCGACGGAGTGGTGATCAGCTCCATCAACGGCCGTACCGAGACCCGCACGTACGCCAAGGTGGTCCGCGACGGCCGCAGTCTGGAGGTGCTGTCCCCCGAGGAGGACCAGGCCCTCCGCGGCGCCCGCCTCGGCAAGGGGCCGGCGGTCAGCATGGACGACCCGCTCCCCGACTTCGGCGGCAACACCCCGTCCTCCTCCGCCCACGCCTGA
- a CDS encoding glycosyltransferase 87 family protein, protein MILLAGVVIAVAAVAPIAVHWLTNPPDQRLVDIDVYRAGGDAVLRGAPVYAFLTEPPQLLPFTYPPFAALLAVPLALLPWGTVQVLWVAAIYLALAVCVWYGFRPLLRRVGRYAPIALGVLVGVLAYLQPVQDQARFGQVGLFLMALCVADCATPNPRWPRGLLVGLATAIKLVPGVFLIYFLITGRREAAGNAVLTAAAATLASFMVLPGDSLDFWFDAVMSSDRAGANNATTNQSLNGMLLRLYWPDAVTTLVWLAAVAAVAYVGFRLARRASLTSDLLDGGRRNGPGAYSAEMAGIAIAGLLSVLLSPIGWVHHLVWVVLVLGALVGDGRDTRRCLVAAGIGVFFAFRIPWMGTRWIGEGHSAIERLTGRIVQDAFGLMAVALVLLLGVWLVNRLMAHRDQCGPSPDQVSADTLAS, encoded by the coding sequence GTGATCCTTCTGGCGGGGGTGGTGATCGCCGTGGCGGCGGTCGCGCCCATCGCCGTGCACTGGCTCACGAATCCCCCCGACCAGCGGCTCGTCGACATCGACGTGTACCGGGCGGGCGGCGACGCCGTGCTGCGGGGGGCTCCCGTCTACGCGTTCCTCACCGAGCCGCCGCAACTGCTGCCGTTCACCTACCCGCCGTTCGCCGCCCTGCTGGCGGTGCCGCTGGCGCTGCTGCCCTGGGGGACGGTCCAGGTCCTGTGGGTGGCCGCGATCTACCTCGCGCTGGCCGTGTGCGTCTGGTACGGCTTCCGGCCGCTGCTCCGCCGGGTCGGTCGGTACGCCCCGATCGCCCTGGGGGTCCTCGTGGGCGTGCTGGCGTACCTTCAGCCGGTGCAGGACCAGGCCCGGTTCGGGCAGGTCGGGCTGTTCCTGATGGCCCTGTGCGTGGCCGACTGCGCGACGCCGAACCCCCGCTGGCCGCGGGGGCTGCTGGTCGGGCTCGCGACGGCGATCAAGCTGGTGCCGGGCGTCTTCCTGATCTACTTCCTGATCACCGGCAGGCGCGAGGCGGCCGGGAACGCCGTCCTGACCGCGGCGGCGGCGACGCTGGCCTCGTTCATGGTGCTGCCGGGGGACTCGCTGGACTTCTGGTTCGACGCGGTGATGAGCAGCGACCGCGCGGGCGCCAACAACGCCACCACCAACCAGTCGCTCAACGGGATGCTGCTGCGGCTCTACTGGCCGGACGCCGTGACGACCCTGGTGTGGCTCGCCGCCGTCGCGGCGGTGGCGTACGTCGGCTTCCGGCTGGCCCGTCGCGCCTCGCTGACCTCCGACCTGCTCGACGGCGGCCGGCGGAACGGGCCCGGCGCGTACAGCGCGGAGATGGCGGGCATCGCGATCGCCGGGCTGCTTTCGGTACTGCTGTCACCGATCGGCTGGGTGCACCATCTCGTCTGGGTCGTCCTTGTTCTCGGGGCTCTGGTCGGAGATGGGCGCGACACGCGAAGATGCCTGGTCGCCGCCGGTATCGGCGTCTTCTTCGCCTTCCGGATCCCGTGGATGGGGACGCGGTGGATCGGGGAGGGCCACAGCGCGATCGAGCGTCTCACCGGCCGAATCGTCCAGGACGCCTTCGGACTGATGGCGGTCGCGCTCGTCCTGCTTCTCGGTGTGTGGTTGGTCAACCGGCTCATGGCACATCGTGACCAATGTGGTCCTTCTCCGGACCAGGTCAGCGCGGATACGCTCGCTTCGTGA
- a CDS encoding glycosyltransferase family 2 protein — MQSQERPDGDVAVVIPAKDEGDRIAATVKAACELPGVGLVIVVDDGSSDRTGAVAAEAGARVVRHSRNRGKGAAMETGAEAVRLLDEGRDTPRHLLFLDADLGDTASGAAPLIEPVRRGEADMTIAAFTTTVKLGGHGLVVRLSRDGIRRATGWEATQPLNGQRCLTRAAFDTGLPLAAGFGVETGLTIDLLRAGFRVLEVGVPLAHRATGTDWRAQVHRARQFRDVGRALVAREPVVVARLACRRR; from the coding sequence ATGCAGTCACAGGAACGACCCGACGGGGACGTGGCGGTCGTCATCCCCGCCAAGGACGAGGGCGACCGGATCGCGGCCACCGTCAAGGCCGCCTGCGAACTGCCCGGCGTCGGCCTCGTCATCGTCGTGGACGACGGCTCGTCCGACCGCACCGGGGCGGTCGCTGCCGAGGCCGGGGCCAGGGTGGTGCGGCACAGCCGCAACCGGGGCAAGGGCGCGGCGATGGAGACCGGCGCGGAGGCCGTCCGACTGCTGGACGAGGGCCGTGACACCCCCCGCCACCTGCTGTTCCTCGACGCCGACCTGGGCGACACCGCGAGCGGGGCGGCCCCGCTGATCGAGCCGGTGCGGCGCGGCGAGGCCGATATGACCATCGCCGCGTTCACCACCACGGTCAAGCTCGGCGGGCACGGCCTCGTGGTGCGGCTGTCGCGGGACGGCATCCGCCGCGCCACCGGCTGGGAGGCGACCCAGCCCCTCAACGGGCAGCGCTGCCTGACCCGGGCGGCGTTCGACACGGGCCTGCCGTTGGCCGCCGGGTTCGGCGTGGAGACGGGGCTCACCATCGATCTGCTGAGGGCGGGCTTCCGCGTCCTGGAGGTCGGGGTGCCGCTCGCCCACCGGGCCACCGGCACCGACTGGCGGGCCCAGGTCCACCGCGCCCGGCAGTTCCGCGACGTCGGCAGGGCGCTGGTCGCGCGGGAGCCCGTGGTCGTGGCCCGGCTCGCCTGCCGTCGCAGGTGA
- a CDS encoding STAS domain-containing protein: MELNVSTSSQEGHAVVTATGELDLYTAPRLQTALATVLHDRAVSVVVDLSGVEFCDSTGMNVLLGAMKRLNDRGGSFELAGPRPSVRRIFQVTGLDTVFTITDGVPAAGPR; this comes from the coding sequence GTGGAGCTAAACGTCTCAACTTCGTCTCAGGAAGGTCACGCCGTCGTCACCGCGACCGGCGAGCTCGACCTGTACACCGCGCCGCGCCTGCAGACCGCTCTGGCGACCGTGCTGCACGACCGGGCGGTCAGCGTGGTGGTCGACCTGAGCGGCGTGGAGTTCTGCGACTCCACCGGGATGAACGTGCTGCTGGGCGCGATGAAGCGGCTCAACGATCGGGGCGGCAGCTTCGAGCTGGCCGGGCCCCGCCCGTCGGTCCGGCGGATCTTCCAGGTCACCGGGCTGGACACCGTGTTCACCATCACCGACGGCGTGCCGGCCGCCGGCCCGCGCTGA